In Drosophila pseudoobscura strain MV-25-SWS-2005 chromosome 4, UCI_Dpse_MV25, whole genome shotgun sequence, the following proteins share a genomic window:
- the LOC4816928 gene encoding trypsin-1 has product MLSLRVFLLLQCSLLVFGGVCLIPQPIMRQRSLKDTLLKTQPRLDGRIVGGHRINITDAPHQVSLQTSSHICGGSLISEEWILTAAHCTYGKTADRLNIRLGTSEFARSGELLRVKQIVQHAQFNFSNVDYDFSLLQLQHPIKFDETKKAIKLPEPQQQLMDGETCFVSGWGNTQNLLESREWLRQVEVPLVNQKVCSEKYQQYGGVTERMICAGFMEGGKDACQGDSGGPMVSESGVLVGIVSWGYGCAKPDYPGVYSRVAFARDWVKEHSGI; this is encoded by the exons ATGTTGAGTCTTCGAGTGTTTCTCTTGCTGCAGTGCAGCCTTTTGGTCTTTGGGGGCGTGTGCCTTATACCCCAGCCTATTATGCGACAGCGTTCCCTGAAGGATACGCTTCTGAAGACCCAGCCACGTCTAGATGGCCGCATTGTGGGTGGCCATCGCATCAATATCACCGATGCGCCACATCAGGTGTCGCTACAGACTTCCAGTCACATTTGTGGAGGATCCTTGATATCCGAGGAGTGGATTCTGACCGCTGCCCATTGCACATA TGGCAAGACTGCCGATCGTTTAAATATTCGCTTGGGCACCTCAGAGTTTGCTCGCAGCGGAGAGCTACTCCGTGTCAAGCAGATCGTCCAGCATGCCCAATTCAACTTTTCGAACGTAGACTACGACTTCTCGTTGCTGCAGCTCCAACATCCCATTAAATTCGATGAGACCAAGAAGGCCATCAAGCTCCCGGAGCCCCAACAGCAGCTCATGGATGGGGAGACCTGCTTTGTGAGTGGCTGGGGGAATACCCAGAACCTCCTGGAGTCCCGCGAGTGGCTGCGGCAGGTGGAGGTGCCGCTGGTCAACCAGAAGGTGTGCAGCGAAAAGTACCAGCAGTATGGCGGCGTGACCGAGCGTATGATCTGTGCCGGGTTCATGGAGGGTGGCAAGGATGCCTGCCAGGGTGACTCCGGCGGCCCAATGGTCAGTGAATCTGGCGTTTTGGTGGGAATTGTCAGCTGGGGCTATGGCTGTGCCAAACCCGACTATCCAGGCGTTTACTCCCGGGTGGCATTTGCCCGCGATTGGGTGAAGGAGCACAGCGGCATCTAG